The following coding sequences lie in one Myxococcus xanthus genomic window:
- a CDS encoding sterol desaturase family protein gives MAVSAPFSFLKNRKHNLDRMTLGDLVYSFFTYYAVVAYITVGIISLALAVKWFENPLRMLLAMLAASVAFPFGWYLVHKHILHSRFLYKSPLTAATWKRIHFDHHQDPHDLRVLFGALANVLPTVGGVIAPIGYLIGGKAGAAAALGWAMVITCFYEFCHCIQHLNYTPKSQFLKDIKRLHLSHHFHNEQGNYGITNYFWDRLFGTFYEKSGDKPKSPTVFNLGYTAEEAQRYPWVDRLSGGTRGDGHPRRFWEDQAAAQTPPEPTTRQDS, from the coding sequence GTGGCAGTCAGCGCACCCTTTTCGTTCCTGAAGAACCGCAAGCACAACCTGGACCGGATGACGCTGGGCGACCTGGTCTACTCGTTCTTCACCTACTACGCGGTGGTGGCCTACATCACCGTGGGCATCATCAGCCTGGCCTTGGCCGTGAAGTGGTTCGAGAACCCGCTGCGCATGCTGCTGGCGATGCTCGCCGCGAGCGTGGCGTTCCCCTTCGGCTGGTACCTGGTGCACAAGCACATCCTGCACAGCCGCTTCCTCTACAAATCACCGCTCACCGCGGCGACGTGGAAGCGCATCCACTTCGACCACCACCAGGACCCGCACGACTTGCGCGTGCTCTTCGGCGCGCTGGCCAACGTGCTCCCCACCGTGGGCGGCGTGATTGCCCCCATTGGCTATCTCATTGGCGGCAAAGCGGGCGCCGCCGCCGCGCTGGGCTGGGCCATGGTGATTACGTGCTTTTATGAGTTCTGCCACTGCATCCAGCACCTGAACTACACGCCCAAGTCCCAGTTCCTGAAGGACATCAAGCGGCTGCACCTGTCGCACCACTTCCACAACGAGCAGGGCAACTACGGCATCACCAACTACTTCTGGGACCGCCTCTTCGGGACCTTCTACGAGAAGTCTGGTGACAAGCCCAAGAGCCCCACCGTCTTCAACCTGGGCTACACGGCCGAGGAGGCCCAGCGGTATCCCTGGGTGGACCGGCTCTCCGGCGGAACCCGCGGTGACGGCCACCCGCGCCGCTTCTGGGAGGACCAGGCCGCCGCCCAGACGCCGCCGGAGCCCACGACGCGACAGGACAGCTGA
- a CDS encoding vWA domain-containing protein, whose translation MNRSLLLVAATGVLAVGALLLGTPPTPPGPPPPAVTDTSHTVRRPEDPPATRTLTLVTSKPEDGALNMAGKLSGAYVQTGPSEAFAWLELKARPAETGQRVPVSLALVLDRSGSMNGQKLADARRAATELVQRLKPEDRLAFIDYGTDVRVQPSRRMTEEAREELLTLISGLQDDGSTNISGALDAAANALRPHMREYRVSRAILLSDGQPTTGIVSEPGLLDQVRQLRRDGITVSALGVGRDYQETLMRGMAEQGGGFSGFIDDSARLAEVFSRELDQATSTVARLVELRLDVPPEVQHVEVMGMASFREGNVLKVPLYDMASAQTVRIMAKLTLNTPRTTGALALLNARVHYVDVARDMPTETALRLTAEVTSDLDLVREHLDKEVRVHATRALGTQHMVAAAEEMKRGNKAKARSLLDNARTIFGSSADALSGELADVNRSQAALAGASSAEEAQAESRNLLKKSIKNFGQNNTY comes from the coding sequence ATGAACCGCTCATTGCTGCTGGTCGCCGCGACGGGAGTGCTCGCCGTGGGCGCGCTCCTGCTGGGCACGCCGCCCACGCCGCCCGGACCGCCCCCTCCCGCCGTCACGGACACCAGCCACACGGTGCGGCGCCCGGAGGACCCGCCCGCCACGCGGACGCTGACGCTGGTGACGTCCAAGCCGGAGGACGGCGCCCTGAACATGGCGGGCAAGCTGTCCGGCGCGTACGTGCAGACGGGGCCCAGCGAGGCCTTCGCGTGGCTGGAGCTGAAGGCGCGCCCGGCGGAGACCGGCCAGCGGGTGCCCGTCAGCCTGGCGCTGGTGCTGGACCGCTCCGGCTCCATGAACGGCCAGAAGCTGGCCGACGCCCGGCGCGCCGCCACGGAGCTGGTGCAGCGCCTGAAGCCCGAGGACCGGCTCGCCTTCATCGACTACGGCACCGACGTGCGGGTGCAGCCCAGCCGGCGGATGACGGAGGAGGCGCGCGAGGAGCTGCTGACCCTCATCTCCGGGCTGCAGGATGACGGCAGCACCAACATCAGCGGCGCGCTCGACGCCGCGGCCAACGCCCTGCGGCCCCACATGCGCGAGTACCGCGTCAGCCGCGCCATCCTGCTGAGCGACGGGCAGCCCACCACGGGCATCGTGTCCGAGCCGGGCCTGCTGGACCAGGTCCGCCAGCTGCGCCGCGACGGCATCACCGTCAGCGCGCTGGGCGTGGGCCGGGACTACCAGGAGACGCTGATGCGCGGCATGGCCGAGCAGGGAGGCGGCTTCTCCGGCTTCATCGACGACTCGGCGCGGCTGGCGGAGGTCTTCTCCCGCGAGCTGGACCAGGCGACCAGCACCGTGGCGCGACTGGTGGAGCTGCGGCTGGACGTCCCGCCCGAGGTGCAGCACGTGGAGGTCATGGGCATGGCGTCCTTCCGCGAGGGCAACGTGCTGAAGGTGCCGCTGTACGACATGGCCAGCGCCCAGACGGTGCGCATCATGGCGAAGCTGACGCTGAACACCCCGCGGACCACCGGCGCGCTCGCCCTGCTGAACGCCCGGGTGCACTACGTCGACGTGGCGCGTGACATGCCGACGGAGACGGCGCTGCGGCTCACCGCGGAGGTGACGAGCGACCTGGACCTCGTGCGCGAGCACCTGGACAAGGAGGTGCGCGTCCACGCGACCCGGGCGTTGGGCACCCAGCACATGGTGGCCGCCGCGGAGGAGATGAAGCGCGGCAACAAGGCGAAGGCCCGTAGCCTGCTGGACAACGCCCGGACCATTTTCGGCTCCTCCGCGGACGCGCTGTCCGGGGAGCTTGCGGACGTGAACCGCTCCCAGGCAGCCTTGGCGGGCGCGTCCAGCGCGGAGGAGGCGCAGGCCGAGTCGCGCAACCTCCTCAAGAAGTCCATCAAGAACTTCGGCCAGAACAACACGTACTAG
- a CDS encoding PAS domain S-box protein: protein MQKPHSTPDWTSREHRYRGVIDSLREVVFQTDLAGTWTFLNPAWTDITGFSVEESLGRSFSDFLHPDDRERDPEPLQKLFAGEVEFVRHEMRYLTRDGSYRWVEVFARLMHDDDGGILGTAGTLNDFTERKAADGALARRERYLTALVDMQQRLLATQDGGDLYGPALAPLGHASGASRVYVFELHRAQDGAVLSSQRAEWCAPGVKPEIDNPDLQNVPMEPALRRWTETLSRGDVIEGLVESFPAPERELLEPQGILSLLVLPLRVRGVLTGFVGFDNTSEARRWDRLEVDLLSAAAGAISMALERRESERALRERERRFRQLAENASDVLYVYRREAPRGFAYVSRVAHTKLGYGPVAHYADAELWYRRVHEEDRALMEQLLEAPEPFQGAPVVVRFLHPDGRTLWLEHVVAPVTDASGRMVAVEGLARDITVRRQAEEALRLSEASFRALLEGVPDAAAIERDNQIVYANAALVGTLGFERADQLVGRPLTEFVRDMRSPDAVRAGALTGERRLVRRDGRTRVAEVVSLPLRFDGQPAVVSIARDVTEQRQLQARLTLADRLASVGTLAAGIAHEINNPLAFVLSNLGFLSDEFNRSLPPGDGAAALQARLKGEPDLGEWQEVLQEACEGAERVRQIVRQLKTFSRPDEERVSPLDVHAVLESVAMMAANEIRHRAQLRRDYGDIPPVMANEGKLSQVFLNLVVNAAQAIPEGAAHRHEIRLATRVDGAGRVVVEVADTGVGIAREVIDRIFDPFFTTKPVGVGTGLGLSICHSIISGLGGDITVDSEPGRGTLFRVVLPTPETVERAKPSEPDSRQAPHAPRGRVLVVDDEPAVGRVLQRILREHQVDVACSGRQALELLERGLAPDAVLCDVMMPDLTGRDVYEAVRREYAGLERRFVFVSGGAFTSGARDFLASIPNMLLEKPFDEARVRGVVEELVRQRQPAHDA, encoded by the coding sequence ATGCAGAAGCCGCACTCCACGCCTGACTGGACCTCCCGCGAGCACCGTTACCGAGGCGTCATCGACAGCCTGCGGGAAGTGGTGTTCCAGACAGACCTGGCGGGGACGTGGACCTTCCTCAACCCGGCCTGGACGGACATCACCGGCTTCAGCGTGGAGGAGAGCCTGGGCCGCTCCTTCTCGGATTTCCTCCACCCGGATGACCGGGAGCGCGACCCGGAGCCGCTCCAGAAGCTGTTCGCGGGGGAAGTGGAGTTCGTGCGCCATGAGATGCGCTACCTCACGCGCGACGGGAGCTACCGCTGGGTGGAGGTGTTCGCCCGGCTGATGCACGACGACGACGGCGGCATCCTGGGCACGGCGGGCACGCTCAACGACTTCACCGAGCGCAAGGCGGCGGACGGCGCGCTGGCGCGGAGAGAGCGCTACCTCACCGCGCTGGTGGACATGCAGCAGCGGCTGCTGGCCACGCAGGATGGCGGCGACCTCTACGGGCCCGCGCTGGCGCCGCTGGGCCACGCGTCGGGCGCCAGCCGCGTCTACGTGTTCGAGCTGCACCGGGCGCAGGACGGCGCCGTCCTGAGCAGCCAGCGCGCGGAGTGGTGCGCGCCCGGCGTGAAGCCCGAAATAGACAACCCGGACCTCCAGAACGTGCCCATGGAGCCCGCGCTGCGGCGCTGGACGGAGACGCTGTCGCGGGGCGACGTCATCGAGGGCCTGGTGGAGAGCTTCCCCGCACCGGAGCGGGAGCTGCTGGAACCGCAGGGCATCCTGTCCCTGCTGGTGTTGCCCCTGCGCGTGCGCGGCGTGCTGACGGGGTTCGTGGGCTTCGACAACACCTCGGAGGCGCGGCGGTGGGACCGGCTGGAGGTGGACCTGCTGTCGGCGGCGGCGGGCGCCATCTCCATGGCGCTGGAGCGGCGCGAATCAGAGCGGGCGCTGCGCGAGCGCGAGCGGCGCTTCCGTCAGCTGGCGGAGAACGCGTCGGACGTCCTCTACGTGTACCGGCGCGAGGCCCCGCGCGGCTTCGCCTACGTCAGCCGCGTGGCCCACACCAAGCTGGGCTATGGGCCGGTGGCGCACTACGCGGACGCGGAGCTGTGGTACCGGCGCGTGCACGAGGAGGACCGCGCGCTGATGGAGCAGTTGCTGGAAGCGCCGGAGCCCTTCCAGGGCGCGCCGGTGGTGGTGCGCTTCCTCCACCCCGACGGGCGGACGCTGTGGCTGGAGCACGTGGTGGCGCCGGTGACGGACGCCTCCGGACGCATGGTGGCGGTGGAGGGCCTGGCGCGCGACATCACCGTGCGCCGGCAGGCGGAAGAAGCCCTGCGGTTGTCGGAGGCGAGCTTCCGCGCGCTGCTGGAGGGCGTGCCGGACGCGGCGGCCATCGAACGGGACAACCAGATTGTCTACGCCAACGCGGCGCTGGTGGGCACGCTGGGCTTCGAGCGGGCGGACCAGCTGGTGGGCCGCCCCCTCACGGAGTTCGTGCGGGACATGCGCAGCCCGGACGCGGTGCGGGCCGGCGCGCTCACCGGCGAGCGGCGGCTGGTGCGCAGGGACGGGCGCACCCGCGTGGCGGAGGTGGTGTCGTTGCCGCTGCGCTTCGACGGCCAGCCCGCGGTGGTCTCCATTGCCCGCGACGTGACGGAGCAGCGCCAGCTCCAGGCGCGGCTGACGCTGGCGGACCGGCTGGCGTCGGTGGGCACGCTGGCGGCGGGCATCGCGCACGAAATCAACAACCCGCTGGCCTTCGTGCTGTCCAACCTGGGCTTCCTGTCCGACGAGTTCAACCGCAGCCTGCCGCCCGGGGACGGCGCGGCGGCGCTCCAGGCGCGGCTCAAGGGCGAGCCGGACCTGGGTGAATGGCAGGAGGTGCTGCAAGAGGCGTGTGAGGGCGCCGAGCGCGTGCGGCAGATTGTCCGCCAGCTCAAGACGTTCTCCCGGCCGGACGAGGAGCGCGTGTCGCCGCTGGACGTGCACGCGGTGCTGGAATCGGTGGCGATGATGGCGGCCAACGAAATCCGCCACCGCGCGCAGCTGCGGCGCGACTACGGCGACATCCCGCCCGTCATGGCCAACGAGGGCAAGCTCAGCCAGGTGTTCCTCAACCTCGTGGTGAATGCGGCGCAGGCCATTCCGGAGGGCGCGGCGCACCGGCACGAAATCCGGCTGGCCACGCGGGTGGACGGCGCCGGGCGCGTGGTGGTGGAGGTGGCGGACACGGGCGTGGGCATCGCGCGTGAGGTCATCGACCGCATCTTCGACCCCTTCTTCACCACCAAGCCGGTGGGCGTGGGCACGGGGCTGGGCCTGTCCATCTGCCACAGCATCATCAGCGGGCTGGGCGGCGACATCACCGTGGACAGCGAGCCGGGGCGAGGCACCCTCTTCCGGGTGGTGCTGCCCACGCCGGAGACGGTGGAGCGCGCGAAGCCCTCGGAGCCTGACTCGCGGCAAGCACCGCACGCGCCGCGCGGCCGGGTGCTGGTGGTGGATGACGAGCCCGCGGTGGGCCGGGTGCTGCAGCGCATCCTCCGCGAGCACCAGGTGGACGTGGCGTGCAGCGGGCGCCAGGCGCTGGAGCTGCTGGAGCGCGGGCTGGCACCGGACGCGGTGCTGTGCGACGTGATGATGCCGGACCTGACGGGGCGCGACGTGTACGAGGCCGTGCGGCGCGAGTACGCGGGGCTGGAGCGCCGCTTCGTGTTCGTCTCCGGTGGCGCGTTCACCTCGGGCGCGCGGGACTTCCTGGCCAGCATCCCCAACATGCTGCTGGAGAAGCCCTTCGACGAAGCCCGCGTCCGCGGCGTGGTGGAAGAGCTCGTCCGGCAGCGACAGCCGGCGCACGACGCCTGA
- a CDS encoding sensor histidine kinase yields MASGSAPLSMTHLDSEEADALLKEGVLRLLLEQAGEALVLVDVTGRVLAFNVEAGRQFRMSRPERAEQGWLPGCVWTRAEDASMSVEVPPLARALTGEWVAEARWRVRRPDGTHVLLRASAVPLEHDEGPTAGALLRACEVASSVGLDAVGSARLLAEAGALLGAAFDDEAAPRLLRLLVPALADAAVLYLGLPGGPPRPVTALHAEPERHGLLEEALRRYPLPPERVLPLFGTGQSERLRVTEAHVEAAARDAEHARLLRGLGLRCYLGVPLVARERVIGTLALFRADEARDFSAEELRLAEEVARRTALSVDNAQLLQEAREAVRLRDEFLGIASHELKTPLTPLHLKVQLLQKQVDGMAAHNQPVSAERVSETLEVVQRQVRKLTSLVDNLLDVSRITAGRLRLEVEEMDLASVAAEILYRFAPSASQLQCELELHAPVPVMGRWDRLRLEQVVTNLLSNALKYGAGHPVRVAVEAEGLTARLTVRDGGIGISAEDLPRIFERFERAVSDRHYGGLGLGLYITRQIVEAFGGTVRATSEPGQGSLFVLELPRGDIPEEWLTAHGAPEPSSS; encoded by the coding sequence ATGGCCTCTGGAAGCGCCCCGCTTTCGATGACGCATCTGGACTCCGAAGAGGCGGACGCCCTGCTGAAGGAGGGCGTCCTCCGGTTGCTGCTCGAGCAGGCGGGCGAGGCGCTCGTGTTGGTGGATGTCACCGGGCGTGTGCTCGCTTTCAACGTGGAGGCCGGGCGTCAGTTCCGCATGAGCCGGCCCGAACGCGCCGAGCAGGGTTGGTTGCCCGGTTGTGTATGGACGCGTGCGGAGGATGCGTCCATGTCGGTGGAGGTGCCGCCCCTGGCACGCGCGCTCACGGGCGAGTGGGTGGCGGAGGCCCGCTGGCGGGTGCGCCGGCCGGATGGGACGCACGTCCTGCTGCGCGCCTCCGCGGTGCCGCTGGAGCACGACGAGGGCCCGACGGCTGGAGCGCTGCTGCGCGCATGTGAAGTGGCCTCGTCCGTGGGGCTGGACGCGGTGGGCTCGGCGCGGCTGCTGGCGGAGGCCGGTGCGCTGCTGGGCGCCGCGTTCGACGATGAGGCCGCGCCGCGGTTGCTCCGCTTGCTGGTGCCCGCGCTCGCGGACGCGGCGGTGCTGTACCTGGGCCTGCCCGGCGGGCCGCCGCGCCCGGTGACGGCGCTGCACGCCGAGCCGGAGCGCCATGGCCTGCTGGAGGAGGCGCTGCGCCGCTACCCGCTGCCGCCCGAGCGCGTGCTGCCGTTGTTCGGCACCGGCCAGTCGGAGCGGTTGCGGGTGACGGAGGCCCACGTGGAGGCCGCCGCGCGGGACGCGGAGCACGCGCGGCTGCTGCGGGGGCTGGGCCTGCGCTGCTACCTGGGCGTGCCGCTGGTGGCGCGCGAGCGCGTCATCGGCACGCTGGCCCTCTTCCGCGCGGATGAAGCCCGCGACTTCAGCGCGGAGGAACTGCGGCTGGCGGAGGAAGTGGCCCGCCGCACCGCGCTCTCCGTGGACAACGCGCAGCTCCTCCAGGAGGCGCGCGAAGCGGTGCGCCTGCGCGACGAGTTCCTGGGAATCGCCAGCCATGAGCTGAAGACGCCGCTGACGCCGCTGCACCTCAAGGTGCAATTGCTGCAGAAGCAGGTGGATGGGATGGCGGCCCACAACCAGCCGGTGTCCGCCGAGCGCGTGTCGGAGACGCTGGAGGTGGTGCAGCGGCAGGTGCGCAAGCTGACGAGCCTGGTGGACAACCTGCTCGACGTGTCGCGAATCACCGCGGGCCGCCTGCGGCTGGAAGTGGAGGAGATGGACCTGGCCAGCGTGGCGGCGGAAATCCTCTACCGCTTCGCGCCGTCCGCCTCGCAGCTGCAGTGTGAGCTGGAGTTGCACGCACCGGTGCCCGTCATGGGCCGGTGGGACCGGCTGCGGCTGGAGCAGGTGGTGACCAATCTGCTGTCCAACGCGCTGAAGTACGGCGCGGGCCACCCCGTGCGCGTGGCGGTGGAGGCGGAGGGGCTCACCGCTCGCCTGACGGTGCGCGACGGCGGCATCGGCATCTCCGCGGAAGATTTGCCGCGCATCTTCGAGCGCTTCGAGCGCGCGGTGAGTGACAGGCACTACGGCGGCCTGGGCCTGGGGCTCTACATCACCCGGCAGATTGTGGAGGCCTTCGGCGGCACGGTGCGCGCCACCAGTGAGCCGGGGCAGGGCTCCCTCTTCGTGCTGGAGCTGCCGCGCGGTGACATCCCCGAGGAGTGGCTGACGGCGCACGGCGCGCCGGAGCCGTCGTCCTCCTGA
- a CDS encoding ATP-binding protein: MSSSPSPQIQAPSPPALLPLTWPAAVVGLMFGVLMTYVPYEFRVASFRPLYPYVRVLGLTYLTGSIMLMGALLYPRAPRWLDVTGRLLLGAAMALYWWVLNVLPGSFTGIILYPVLFGGVVLEAWPAMRQRPVLRTFAALTGAAFGVAMLVVPERFPLSVYAHLAPLRPLVGLLFAVCGVGLLLPSHRLHRQLPALFMGGLAVPFALLAYALGRGASWLGASVYAVLTLACVAQALDWRPRAPRTVGWKLLRGLAFAGLVPLLALGGLAAYLAQNAIEQQVRDDTQRAAAGEADFLRRYLDDAGESLALMLESPGFRAAFATAAPERLEPYLVNLAAQERAFDAALAVDTQGHILAASPSVEGWNLEPRDFLPPAFTRGAEVSPPFIRPPGQPLVAVTQPFREDGEVRGMLVGLLSLERLSQATTPASRRFRVQVLDRRGLKVLRDTAPGAPLLGEAHLPDALSLELLRPGIGVLEAFDAADRRMLAAEAPVEGTEWSVLVTQELVVAYAAITRMSAAVVGLVLLGVLMALLLSQLVARDVIRRLDHLRTATAALTAGDWSQRVDVEEDDELGELARGFNEMAARTGATQTELKEAVRAREEFLSVASHELRTPLTPLKGFAALTLQRLEKSGDFPERERLLKALRSMARQTERLTRLVDDLLDTARIQGGRLELERKRLDLVPLLGEVLERFELRTESGVTFELDVPAHPVEGDWDALRLEQVLTNLVSNAVRYSPHGGAVRMSLEAAETHVLLSVRDEGIGIPPENVADLFRPFARASNAQARHFGGLGLGLFICREIVERHGGAIWAESPGPQRGSSFHVRLPRRAEPAASASAA; this comes from the coding sequence ATGTCTTCTTCGCCTTCACCGCAAATCCAGGCGCCGTCCCCACCGGCACTCCTGCCGCTCACCTGGCCCGCCGCCGTCGTGGGCCTGATGTTCGGCGTGCTGATGACGTACGTCCCATACGAGTTCCGGGTGGCCTCCTTCCGGCCGCTCTACCCGTACGTGCGCGTGCTGGGCCTCACGTACCTGACGGGCAGCATCATGCTCATGGGCGCGCTGCTGTACCCGCGCGCGCCGCGCTGGCTGGACGTCACGGGACGCCTGCTGCTGGGCGCGGCCATGGCGCTGTACTGGTGGGTGCTCAACGTCCTGCCGGGCAGCTTCACGGGCATCATCCTCTACCCGGTGCTCTTCGGCGGCGTGGTGCTGGAGGCCTGGCCCGCCATGCGCCAGCGGCCCGTGCTGCGCACCTTCGCGGCGCTCACCGGCGCGGCGTTCGGCGTGGCCATGCTGGTGGTGCCCGAGCGCTTCCCGCTCTCCGTCTACGCCCACCTCGCACCCCTGCGGCCCCTGGTGGGCCTGCTCTTCGCCGTGTGCGGTGTGGGCCTGCTGCTGCCTTCCCACCGGCTCCACCGCCAACTGCCAGCCCTGTTCATGGGCGGGCTGGCGGTGCCCTTCGCCCTGCTCGCGTACGCGCTGGGCCGGGGTGCTTCATGGCTGGGAGCCAGCGTGTACGCGGTGCTCACCCTGGCCTGTGTCGCGCAGGCCCTGGACTGGCGGCCGCGCGCGCCTCGCACGGTGGGGTGGAAGCTGCTGCGCGGGCTGGCCTTCGCGGGGCTGGTGCCGCTGCTGGCGCTGGGCGGGCTGGCGGCGTACCTGGCGCAGAACGCGATTGAACAGCAGGTGCGCGACGACACGCAGCGCGCCGCCGCGGGCGAGGCCGACTTCCTGCGGCGCTACCTGGACGACGCGGGCGAGTCCCTGGCGCTGATGCTGGAGTCCCCGGGCTTCCGCGCCGCCTTCGCCACGGCCGCGCCGGAGCGGCTGGAGCCCTACCTGGTCAACCTGGCGGCCCAGGAGCGCGCCTTCGACGCGGCGCTCGCGGTGGACACCCAGGGCCACATCCTGGCCGCGTCTCCCAGCGTGGAGGGGTGGAACCTGGAGCCGCGCGACTTCCTGCCCCCGGCCTTCACCCGGGGCGCCGAGGTGTCTCCGCCCTTCATCCGTCCGCCCGGCCAGCCCCTGGTCGCGGTGACGCAGCCCTTCCGCGAGGACGGCGAGGTGCGGGGCATGCTGGTGGGCCTGCTGTCCCTGGAGCGCCTGAGCCAGGCCACCACGCCCGCGTCGCGGCGCTTCCGTGTGCAGGTGTTGGACCGGCGCGGCCTCAAGGTGCTGCGCGACACCGCGCCCGGCGCGCCGCTGCTGGGCGAAGCACACCTGCCGGACGCGCTCAGCCTGGAGCTGCTGCGTCCCGGCATCGGCGTGCTGGAGGCCTTCGACGCGGCGGACCGCCGCATGCTCGCCGCCGAGGCCCCCGTGGAAGGCACGGAGTGGAGCGTGCTGGTGACGCAGGAGCTGGTGGTGGCCTATGCGGCGATTACGCGCATGAGCGCCGCGGTGGTGGGGCTGGTGCTGCTGGGCGTCCTCATGGCCCTGCTGCTGTCGCAGCTGGTTGCCCGCGACGTCATCCGCCGCCTGGACCATCTGCGCACCGCCACCGCCGCGCTGACCGCGGGCGACTGGTCGCAGCGCGTGGACGTGGAGGAGGACGACGAGCTGGGCGAGCTGGCCCGCGGCTTCAACGAGATGGCGGCCCGCACGGGCGCCACGCAGACGGAGTTGAAGGAGGCGGTGCGCGCGCGAGAGGAGTTCCTCAGCGTGGCCAGCCACGAGCTGCGCACGCCGCTCACCCCGCTCAAGGGCTTCGCCGCGCTCACCCTCCAGCGGTTGGAGAAGAGCGGAGACTTCCCGGAGCGCGAGCGGCTGCTCAAGGCGCTGCGCTCCATGGCCCGGCAGACGGAGCGGCTGACGCGGCTGGTGGATGACCTGCTGGACACCGCGCGCATCCAGGGCGGGAGGCTGGAGCTGGAGCGCAAGCGTCTGGACCTGGTCCCCCTGCTGGGCGAGGTGCTGGAGCGCTTCGAGCTGCGCACCGAGTCCGGCGTCACCTTCGAGCTGGACGTCCCCGCCCACCCGGTGGAGGGCGACTGGGACGCGCTGCGGCTGGAGCAGGTGCTCACCAATCTGGTCAGCAACGCCGTGCGCTATTCACCCCACGGCGGCGCGGTGCGCATGTCATTGGAGGCCGCGGAGACGCACGTGCTGCTGAGCGTGCGCGACGAGGGCATCGGCATCCCTCCGGAGAACGTGGCGGACCTGTTCCGGCCCTTCGCGCGCGCGTCCAACGCCCAGGCGCGCCACTTCGGCGGACTGGGGCTGGGGCTCTTCATCTGCCGCGAAATCGTGGAGCGCCACGGCGGCGCCATCTGGGCGGAGAGCCCGGGGCCCCAGCGCGGCAGCAGCTTCCACGTGCGGCTGCCCCGCCGCGCCGAGCCCGCGGCATCCGCGAGCGCGGCCTAG
- a CDS encoding GreA/GreB family elongation factor has translation MRLDKHALLGQLADRLQQSDRLAHRAEAEAREAARSLATESEKKEDGRAALEFGSLATGQAQRARRVQEELQALTKFGQAEFPRFPRQGPVALGAIVDVSTEDEEGFSERTFFVLPAGAGTELTGPGGDGFLSVITPASPVGRALMGRKAGDTVEVMLAGEVREWTVLEVA, from the coding sequence ATGCGACTCGACAAGCATGCACTCCTGGGCCAGCTCGCGGACCGCCTCCAGCAGAGCGACCGGCTGGCCCACCGCGCCGAGGCGGAGGCCCGCGAGGCCGCCCGCAGTCTGGCCACGGAGTCCGAGAAGAAAGAGGACGGCCGCGCCGCCCTGGAGTTCGGCAGCCTCGCCACCGGACAGGCCCAGCGGGCCCGCCGGGTCCAGGAAGAACTCCAGGCGCTGACGAAGTTCGGTCAGGCGGAGTTCCCCCGCTTCCCCCGGCAGGGGCCGGTGGCGCTGGGCGCCATCGTGGACGTCAGCACCGAGGACGAGGAGGGCTTCTCCGAGCGGACCTTCTTCGTCCTGCCCGCGGGCGCCGGCACCGAGCTGACGGGGCCGGGCGGTGACGGCTTCCTGTCCGTCATCACCCCCGCCTCCCCCGTGGGGCGCGCCCTCATGGGCCGAAAGGCGGGAGATACGGTGGAAGTGATGCTCGCGGGCGAGGTCCGCGAGTGGACGGTGCTCGAGGTCGCGTGA
- a CDS encoding rhodanese-like domain-containing protein → MTPQELSEKARQLVAEGAVLLDVRTPQEFQEGHPEPARNIPVQELPRRLAEVGPPGTRVVVYCAAGGRSAQAVQLLHANGFPDVFDLKSVKNW, encoded by the coding sequence ATGACACCCCAGGAACTCTCGGAGAAGGCCCGGCAGCTCGTCGCCGAAGGCGCGGTGCTGCTGGATGTGCGCACGCCGCAGGAATTCCAGGAAGGGCACCCCGAGCCCGCCCGGAACATCCCCGTGCAGGAGCTGCCCCGCCGGCTGGCCGAGGTGGGCCCGCCCGGCACGCGCGTGGTGGTGTACTGCGCCGCCGGTGGCCGCAGCGCCCAGGCCGTGCAACTGCTTCACGCCAACGGCTTCCCGGACGTCTTCGATCTCAAGTCCGTGAAGAACTGGTAG